Proteins encoded in a region of the Mycobacterium branderi genome:
- a CDS encoding phosphoketolase family protein: protein MSLQTATPAALSADELALIDAYWRAANYLSVGQIYLLDNPLLRQPLTSEHVKPRLLGHWGTTPGLNLIYAHLNRVIRARDANVIYITGPGHGGPGLVANAYLEGTYSEVYTGIEEGADGLRKLFRQFSFPGGIPSHVAAQTPGSIHEGGELGYALVHAYGAAFDNPDLVVACVVGDGEAETGPLAAGWHSNKLLNPARDGAVLPVLHLNGYKIANPTVLARIPHDELELLLRGYGYRPITVAGDDPANVHQQLAAALDDAFDDIANIQHRARSGANTERPVWPMIVLRTPKGWTGPKVVDGKRVEGTWRSHQVPLSETHDNPAHRAKLEEWLRSYRPEELFDDDGRLRPELRALAPAGERRMSANPHANGGLLLHDLDLPDFRDYAVDVPKPGTQTHEATRVLGTFLRDVIARNPDRFRLMGPDETASNRLDAVYGSTEKVWLSETLPDDEHLAPDGRVMEVLSEHLCQGWLEGYLLTGRHGLFNCYEAFVHIVDSMLNQHAKWLATSRELPWRRPIASLNYLLTSHVWRQDHNGASHQDPGFIDLVANKRAEITRVYLPPDGNTLLSVADHCLRSRDYINVIVAGKQPALAYLDMDSAIAHCTRGLGIWQWASTATAEPDVVLACAGDIPTLETLAAADILRRELPDLAVRVINVVDLMRLQPDSEHPHGLPDSEFDALFGVDTPVIFAYHGYPWLIHRLTYRRTNHSHMHVRGFKERGTTTTPFDMVMLNDLDRFHLVMDVIDRVDGLGNRAAVLRQAMADARLAARRYTREHGEDDPAISGWTWVA from the coding sequence ATGAGTCTGCAAACCGCGACACCGGCCGCCCTTTCCGCCGACGAACTTGCCCTCATCGACGCCTACTGGCGCGCCGCCAACTACCTGTCGGTCGGCCAGATCTACCTGCTCGACAATCCGCTGCTGCGCCAGCCGCTCACCTCCGAGCACGTCAAGCCCCGACTGCTGGGGCATTGGGGCACCACTCCGGGGCTCAACCTGATCTACGCGCACCTGAACCGGGTCATCCGTGCCCGCGACGCCAACGTCATCTACATCACGGGGCCAGGCCACGGCGGGCCGGGACTCGTCGCCAACGCGTACCTGGAAGGCACCTACAGCGAGGTGTACACCGGGATCGAAGAAGGCGCCGACGGGCTGCGAAAGCTGTTCCGCCAGTTCTCTTTTCCCGGCGGCATCCCCAGCCACGTCGCCGCCCAGACACCGGGGTCCATCCACGAGGGCGGGGAGCTGGGGTATGCCCTCGTCCACGCGTACGGGGCGGCGTTCGACAACCCCGATCTGGTGGTGGCCTGCGTGGTCGGCGATGGGGAGGCCGAAACCGGCCCGCTGGCCGCCGGGTGGCATTCCAACAAGCTCCTTAACCCGGCCCGCGACGGCGCGGTGTTGCCGGTCCTGCACCTCAACGGCTACAAGATCGCCAACCCGACCGTGCTGGCCCGCATCCCACACGACGAGCTCGAGTTGCTGCTGCGCGGCTACGGCTATCGGCCGATCACGGTCGCCGGTGACGATCCCGCCAACGTGCATCAGCAGCTGGCCGCCGCGCTCGACGACGCGTTCGACGACATCGCGAACATTCAGCACCGCGCCCGCAGCGGCGCGAACACTGAACGGCCGGTGTGGCCGATGATCGTGCTGCGCACCCCGAAGGGGTGGACCGGGCCGAAGGTGGTCGACGGCAAACGGGTCGAGGGCACCTGGCGCTCGCATCAGGTACCGCTGTCCGAGACCCACGACAATCCCGCTCATCGCGCGAAACTCGAGGAATGGCTGCGCAGCTACCGGCCGGAGGAGCTGTTCGACGACGACGGCAGGTTGCGTCCGGAGTTGCGCGCGCTGGCGCCGGCCGGTGAGCGCCGGATGAGTGCCAACCCACATGCCAACGGCGGTCTGCTGCTACACGACCTGGACCTGCCGGACTTTCGCGACTACGCGGTGGACGTCCCGAAGCCCGGCACGCAGACCCATGAGGCGACCCGCGTGCTGGGCACCTTCCTGCGCGACGTGATCGCCCGCAACCCGGACCGTTTCCGGCTGATGGGGCCCGACGAGACGGCCTCCAACCGCCTGGACGCGGTATACGGCTCGACCGAGAAGGTGTGGCTGTCCGAAACGCTGCCCGACGACGAGCACCTGGCGCCCGACGGCCGGGTGATGGAGGTGCTCTCCGAGCATCTGTGCCAGGGCTGGCTCGAGGGCTACCTACTGACCGGTCGGCACGGGCTGTTCAACTGCTACGAAGCGTTCGTGCACATCGTCGACTCGATGCTCAACCAGCACGCGAAATGGCTTGCCACCAGCCGGGAATTGCCGTGGCGGCGGCCGATCGCGTCGCTGAACTATCTGCTGACCTCGCACGTGTGGCGCCAGGACCACAACGGTGCGTCGCATCAGGATCCCGGCTTCATCGACCTGGTGGCCAACAAGCGGGCCGAGATCACTCGGGTGTACTTGCCGCCTGATGGCAACACCCTGCTCTCGGTGGCCGACCATTGCCTGCGCAGCCGCGACTACATCAACGTGATCGTCGCCGGTAAGCAACCTGCGCTCGCCTACCTCGACATGGACTCCGCGATTGCGCACTGCACCCGCGGGCTGGGCATCTGGCAGTGGGCGAGCACCGCGACAGCCGAACCGGACGTGGTGCTGGCCTGCGCCGGCGACATCCCGACGCTGGAGACCCTGGCGGCCGCCGACATTTTGCGGCGCGAGCTACCGGATCTGGCCGTGCGGGTGATCAACGTCGTCGACCTCATGCGTTTGCAGCCGGACTCCGAGCACCCACATGGCTTGCCCGACAGCGAGTTCGACGCGCTGTTCGGTGTCGACACCCCGGTGATTTTCGCCTACCACGGTTACCCGTGGCTGATTCACCGGCTCACCTACCGGCGGACCAACCACAGCCACATGCATGTGCGCGGCTTCAAAGAGCGCGGCACCACGACGACGCCGTTCGACATGGTGATGCTCAACGACCTCGACCGGTTCCACCTGGTGATGGATGTGATCGACCGGGTCGACGGGCTGGGTAACCGCGCCGCGGTGCTGCGTCAGGCGATGGCCGACGCGCGGTTGGCGGCCCGCCGCTACACCCGTGAGCACGGCGAGGACGACCCGGCGATCAGCGGCTGGACCTGGGTAGCCTAG
- a CDS encoding CPBP family intramembrane glutamic endopeptidase, giving the protein MTTEPHPLAVQLAALHRFAVYVDVAVVVVVLAVTNLIAHFTTPWAGIATVPAAAIGLVIMLRCNGLGWAELGLGREHWRAGLGYALAAVTVVMSVIAVGVLLPITRPMFMNNHYATISGALIASMIIIPLQTVIPEELAFRGVLHGALNRAWGFRGVAVAGSLLFGLWHIATSLGLTSSNVGFTRLFGGGIVGMLAGVTLAVCATAAAGFVFSWLRRRSGSLIAPIALHWSLNGLGALAAALVWHLST; this is encoded by the coding sequence ATGACCACCGAACCGCACCCGCTGGCGGTGCAGCTCGCGGCGCTGCACCGATTTGCGGTCTACGTCGACGTCGCCGTCGTCGTGGTGGTGTTGGCGGTGACGAACCTGATCGCGCATTTCACCACACCGTGGGCGGGCATCGCCACCGTGCCGGCAGCAGCGATAGGGCTAGTAATCATGTTGCGCTGCAACGGTTTAGGTTGGGCCGAGCTCGGGCTCGGTCGCGAACACTGGCGGGCGGGGTTGGGATATGCGCTGGCGGCCGTGACCGTGGTGATGTCGGTGATCGCGGTCGGTGTGCTGCTTCCGATCACACGGCCGATGTTCATGAACAACCACTACGCGACAATTTCGGGTGCGTTGATCGCGTCGATGATCATCATCCCGCTGCAGACGGTGATCCCGGAAGAGCTGGCGTTTCGTGGTGTGCTGCATGGGGCATTGAACCGCGCGTGGGGATTTCGGGGTGTCGCGGTGGCGGGCTCGCTGCTGTTCGGGCTGTGGCACATCGCAACCTCGTTGGGACTGACCAGCAGCAACGTCGGCTTCACCCGGCTGTTCGGCGGCGGCATTGTCGGCATGCTGGCCGGTGTGACACTGGCTGTGTGTGCGACGGCCGCCGCGGGCTTTGTGTTCAGCTGGTTGCGGCGGCGCAGCGGCAGCCTGATCGCGCCGATTGCCTTGCACTGGTCACTGAACGGGCTGGGTGCCTTGGCCGCCGCGCTGGTGTGGCACCTGTCCACTTGA
- a CDS encoding zinc-binding alcohol dehydrogenase family protein, producing the protein MASEPAAATMSAWRVHKPGPMNTGPLERVTAEVPRPEPSELLVAVRACGVCRTDLHVTEGDLPVHRERVTPGHEVVGEVVEVGADAGDEFAVGDRVGIAWLRHTCGVCKYCRRGDENLCPQSRYTGWDADGGYAEFATVPAAFAHHLPDGYSDSELAPLLCAGIIGYRALLRAELPPGGRLGLYGFGGSAHITAQVAVAQGAELHVMTRGAKARELALELGAASAQGADDPPPVPLDAAILFAPVGELVLPALEALDRGGTLAIAGIHLSDIPALNYQRHLFQERQIRSVTSNTRADARAFLEFAGQHRINVTTPEYPLGQADRALTDLSEGRIAGAAVLLV; encoded by the coding sequence ATGGCGTCTGAGCCGGCTGCCGCCACGATGAGTGCGTGGCGAGTACACAAGCCCGGTCCGATGAACACCGGGCCGCTGGAACGGGTTACCGCCGAGGTGCCGCGTCCTGAGCCGTCCGAGTTGCTGGTGGCCGTGCGTGCCTGCGGGGTGTGTCGCACCGACCTGCACGTCACCGAGGGCGACCTGCCGGTGCACCGTGAGCGGGTGACCCCCGGCCATGAGGTGGTGGGGGAGGTTGTCGAGGTCGGAGCCGACGCCGGCGACGAATTCGCGGTCGGTGACCGGGTCGGGATCGCCTGGCTGCGCCACACCTGTGGGGTGTGCAAGTACTGTCGGCGCGGCGACGAAAACCTGTGCCCGCAATCCCGCTACACGGGTTGGGATGCCGACGGTGGGTATGCCGAATTCGCCACGGTCCCTGCGGCTTTCGCCCACCACCTGCCGGACGGCTACAGCGACAGCGAACTGGCGCCGCTACTGTGCGCCGGCATCATCGGCTACCGCGCGCTGCTGCGCGCCGAGTTGCCGCCGGGTGGCCGGCTGGGTCTGTATGGATTCGGCGGCAGCGCCCACATCACCGCGCAGGTCGCGGTGGCGCAGGGCGCGGAGCTGCACGTGATGACCCGCGGCGCCAAAGCACGCGAGCTGGCGCTGGAACTGGGCGCCGCCTCGGCGCAAGGCGCCGACGACCCACCGCCGGTGCCGCTCGACGCGGCGATTCTGTTCGCTCCCGTGGGCGAGCTGGTACTTCCCGCGCTGGAGGCGCTGGACCGCGGCGGCACCCTGGCGATCGCCGGCATCCACCTCAGCGACATTCCGGCCCTCAACTACCAGCGGCACCTGTTCCAGGAGCGCCAGATTCGCTCGGTGACGTCGAACACCCGCGCCGACGCCCGGGCCTTCCTCGAATTCGCCGGCCAGCATCGCATCAACGTCACCACGCCGGAATACCCTCTGGGACAAGCTGATCGAGCACTCACGGATCTGTCCGAGGGCCGCATCGCCGGCGCGGCGGTGCTGCTGGTGTAG
- a CDS encoding GlsB/YeaQ/YmgE family stress response membrane protein — MYVMAATEFLARSTTLTSVGWIGYIIIGAIAGWIAGKIVRGGGAGILMNIVIGIVGALIGGFLLSFFVDTASGGWWFTLFTAVLGSVILLWIIGLVRGRS; from the coding sequence ATGTATGTCATGGCAGCCACCGAGTTCCTCGCCCGATCAACGACACTGACCAGTGTCGGCTGGATCGGTTACATCATCATCGGCGCTATCGCGGGCTGGATCGCTGGCAAGATCGTCCGGGGCGGTGGCGCAGGGATACTGATGAACATTGTGATCGGAATCGTCGGCGCGCTGATCGGTGGCTTCCTTCTCAGCTTCTTCGTCGACACTGCCTCCGGCGGGTGGTGGTTCACGTTGTTCACCGCGGTACTCGGCTCTGTGATACTGCTGTGGATCATCGGGCTCGTCCGCGGACGCAGTTAA
- a CDS encoding GlsB/YeaQ/YmgE family stress response membrane protein: MVLHIIWMIILGLIVGAVARLIVPGRQSMGLIATAVLGIVGAYVGGTLGSVVFPPHQFDIHPPIKHSFLGALVGAVILLLIYKFVTSRTRTL, translated from the coding sequence GTGGTCTTGCACATCATCTGGATGATCATCCTGGGTCTTATCGTCGGCGCGGTCGCGCGACTGATCGTGCCCGGCAGGCAGTCCATGGGTTTGATCGCAACGGCAGTACTCGGGATCGTAGGAGCCTACGTTGGCGGCACGCTGGGCAGCGTGGTGTTCCCGCCGCACCAATTCGATATTCACCCGCCGATAAAGCACTCGTTCTTAGGTGCATTGGTCGGCGCGGTGATCCTGCTGCTGATCTACAAGTTCGTCACCTCGCGCACACGAACCCTTTAG
- a CDS encoding alanine and proline-rich secreted protein Apa, which produces MKQVDSTSTRPKAFWATLAVAAVTGASAATIALPATTASADPAPPPGTTTPAPPPPAGANAAPDTAPGPAGPNAAPPTADPVAAPPGTDPNATPPVADPNAPEPGRVDNPPGGFSYVIPAGWVESDATHLDYGSALLSKETGPPPAPGQPPAVANDTRIVLGKLDQKLYASAEADNAKAATRLASDMGEFFMPYPGTRINQANVPLAGNGVSGSASYYEVKFSDASKPNGQIWTGVVGPSNPNTAQGAQKQRWFVVWLGTSNDPVDQSAAKVLAESVRPIGAPPAATPGTAPAPGAPAAPAAPPAAPGAPAPAPNAPAPNAPQQQPAPAPAGEQGPVTTSATGTTRTT; this is translated from the coding sequence ATGAAGCAGGTGGACTCAACCTCGACACGTCCCAAGGCGTTCTGGGCAACGCTGGCAGTCGCCGCGGTAACCGGCGCCAGCGCCGCCACGATCGCACTGCCGGCAACGACAGCGAGCGCCGATCCCGCGCCGCCCCCGGGCACGACGACGCCGGCGCCACCACCGCCGGCGGGCGCCAACGCCGCACCCGACACCGCGCCCGGGCCAGCCGGGCCCAACGCCGCGCCGCCGACCGCCGACCCCGTCGCCGCACCGCCGGGAACCGACCCGAACGCGACGCCGCCGGTGGCCGACCCCAACGCACCCGAACCGGGGCGCGTCGACAACCCGCCCGGAGGGTTCAGCTATGTCATTCCGGCCGGCTGGGTGGAATCGGACGCGACCCACCTCGACTACGGGTCCGCGCTGCTGAGCAAGGAGACGGGCCCGCCGCCCGCGCCCGGCCAGCCGCCTGCCGTCGCCAACGACACCCGCATCGTGCTCGGCAAGTTGGACCAAAAGCTTTACGCCAGCGCCGAAGCCGACAACGCCAAGGCCGCCACCCGGCTGGCCTCGGACATGGGCGAGTTCTTCATGCCCTACCCGGGTACTCGGATCAACCAGGCGAACGTACCGCTGGCCGGTAACGGCGTGTCGGGGAGCGCCTCGTACTACGAGGTGAAGTTCAGCGATGCCAGCAAGCCGAACGGCCAGATCTGGACGGGCGTGGTCGGTCCGAGCAACCCGAACACGGCGCAGGGTGCCCAAAAGCAGCGCTGGTTCGTGGTGTGGCTGGGCACCTCCAACGACCCGGTGGACCAGAGCGCCGCCAAGGTGTTGGCCGAGTCGGTCCGCCCGATAGGTGCACCGCCGGCGGCGACGCCGGGTACCGCTCCCGCTCCGGGCGCTCCGGCAGCACCGGCAGCACCGCCGGCGGCGCCGGGAGCACCAGCACCGGCACCTAACGCTCCGGCCCCCAATGCGCCGCAACAGCAGCCGGCTCCGGCTCCCGCCGGTGAACAAGGTCCGGTCACCACCTCGGCGACGGGAACCACACGCACAACCTGA
- a CDS encoding sulfate/molybdate ABC transporter ATP-binding protein produces MTELQLRAVVADRRLDVQFSVSPGEVLAVLGPNGSGKSTTLHVIAGLVRPDAGHVRLGDRTLTDTATGLHVATHRRRVGLLLQDPLLFPHMSVAANVAFGPHSRRRRWWATRGAERASAMRWLREVDAGQLADRRPRQLSGGQAQRVAIARALAAEPDVLLLDEPLSGLDVAAAAGIRALLRKIVTRDARATVLVTHDLLDVVTLADRVLVLEAGKIAEIGSVAEVLAAPRSHFGARIAGVNLVNGTMGDDGSLADRSGNRWHGTAVDELAAGQDAVAVFTPAAVAVYRDPPHGSPRNTVEQTVAELDTRGPAVRVRAADQPDGAPGLAADVTAEAAAELRLTPGQSVWFSVKAQEVALYTAPAHRRAAPA; encoded by the coding sequence ATGACCGAATTGCAGCTTCGGGCCGTCGTCGCGGACCGTCGGCTGGACGTGCAGTTCTCGGTGTCTCCGGGCGAAGTGCTGGCGGTGCTGGGGCCGAATGGGTCTGGCAAGTCGACCACATTGCATGTGATCGCGGGCCTGGTTCGACCCGATGCGGGCCACGTCCGGCTGGGCGATCGCACACTGACCGACACCGCAACGGGGTTGCACGTGGCGACTCACCGACGCCGTGTCGGGCTGCTGCTTCAGGATCCGCTGTTGTTTCCGCACATGAGCGTGGCCGCCAACGTGGCGTTCGGACCGCACAGCCGTCGCCGCCGATGGTGGGCGACGCGCGGCGCGGAGCGGGCGTCGGCGATGCGCTGGTTGCGCGAGGTGGACGCCGGGCAACTGGCTGATCGCCGGCCGCGGCAGCTCTCCGGGGGCCAAGCCCAGCGGGTGGCGATCGCGCGGGCCTTGGCGGCCGAACCCGACGTGCTGCTGCTCGACGAGCCACTGTCCGGTCTGGACGTCGCCGCGGCCGCGGGCATCCGCGCGCTGCTCCGCAAGATCGTGACCCGGGATGCTCGCGCCACCGTCCTGGTGACCCACGATCTGCTCGACGTCGTCACGCTGGCCGATCGCGTGCTGGTGCTCGAGGCGGGCAAGATCGCCGAAATCGGTTCGGTGGCTGAGGTTTTGGCGGCGCCACGCAGTCATTTCGGTGCGCGCATCGCCGGTGTCAACCTGGTCAACGGAACGATGGGCGACGACGGCAGCCTGGCTGACCGCTCGGGGAACCGCTGGCACGGCACGGCGGTCGACGAGCTCGCTGCGGGACAGGACGCCGTCGCGGTATTCACACCGGCGGCGGTGGCCGTGTACCGAGACCCGCCGCACGGCAGCCCGCGCAATACCGTCGAGCAGACGGTCGCCGAGCTGGACACCCGTGGACCCGCCGTCCGCGTGCGCGCCGCGGACCAACCGGATGGCGCACCCGGGCTGGCCGCCGACGTCACGGCCGAGGCCGCGGCCGAACTGCGGCTGACTCCCGGCCAGTCCGTATGGTTTTCGGTCAAGGCTCAAGAGGTGGCGTTGTACACCGCTCCGGCCCACCGCCGCGCCGCGCCTGCATAA
- a CDS encoding ABC transporter permease, with protein sequence MTAPSGLPRWVYLPAAAGVLFVVLPLLAMAVKVDWPHFWSLITSPSSRTALLLSIKTAAASTALCVLLGVPMALVLARSHARLVRWLRPAILLPLVLPPVVGGIALLYAFGRLGLIGRYLEAAGVSIAFTTTAVVLAQTFVSLPFLVIALEGAARTAGADYEVVAATLGARPGTVWWRVTLPLLLPGLVSGAVLAFARSLGEFGATLTFAGSRQGVTRTLPLEIYLQRVSDADAAVALSILLVAVAAIVVLGVGSRRLTGVGAG encoded by the coding sequence TTGACCGCGCCATCGGGATTGCCGCGCTGGGTGTATCTCCCGGCCGCCGCGGGGGTGCTGTTCGTCGTGCTGCCGCTGCTGGCGATGGCGGTCAAGGTCGACTGGCCACATTTCTGGTCGCTGATCACCAGCCCGTCGTCGCGCACCGCGCTGCTGCTGAGCATCAAAACCGCTGCCGCCAGCACCGCCCTGTGCGTGCTGCTCGGCGTACCGATGGCGTTGGTGTTGGCACGCAGCCACGCGCGGCTGGTGCGGTGGCTGCGACCGGCGATACTGCTGCCCCTGGTGTTGCCGCCGGTGGTCGGTGGCATCGCCCTGCTGTACGCGTTCGGGCGGCTCGGGCTGATCGGGCGGTACCTGGAGGCGGCAGGCGTCAGCATCGCGTTCACCACCACCGCGGTGGTGCTGGCGCAGACCTTCGTCTCGCTGCCGTTTCTGGTCATCGCGCTGGAGGGCGCGGCCCGCACGGCGGGGGCCGACTACGAGGTGGTGGCGGCGACGCTGGGTGCCCGCCCCGGGACGGTGTGGTGGCGGGTGACGCTCCCGCTGCTGTTGCCCGGCCTGGTTTCGGGTGCGGTGCTGGCGTTCGCCCGTTCGCTGGGGGAGTTCGGTGCGACGCTGACGTTTGCCGGGTCGCGGCAGGGCGTGACGCGGACGCTGCCGCTGGAGATCTATCTGCAGCGGGTCAGTGACGCCGACGCGGCGGTGGCCTTGTCGATTCTGTTGGTGGCGGTCGCGGCGATCGTCGTGCTCGGAGTGGGCAGCCGCCGCCTGACCGGAGTCGGTGCCGGATGA
- the modA gene encoding molybdate ABC transporter substrate-binding protein, producing the protein MRRTWLLAGFASLLLVANLVGCSSKSTSPSASTSSSAPPPGQSILVFAAASLKPSFTQIGEHFKTDNPGASVDFNFAGSSELATQLTQGATADVFASADTAQMDTVASAGLLNGTPVNFASNTLVIVTAPGNPKKVESFADLTKPGLSVVVCQQPVPCGAAARRIEDKTGVHLSPVSEEPNVTDVLGKVTTGQADAGLVYITDAVNAGDKVATVKFPESADAVNVYPIAVLKKAPHPALAQKFVDLVTGETGQKILDQAGFAKP; encoded by the coding sequence ATGCGTCGGACCTGGTTGCTTGCCGGCTTTGCGTCGCTGCTCTTGGTCGCGAATTTGGTCGGGTGCAGCTCGAAATCCACGTCGCCGTCCGCGTCAACGTCATCCTCAGCGCCACCGCCCGGGCAGTCCATCCTGGTGTTCGCCGCCGCGTCGCTCAAACCGTCGTTCACCCAGATCGGCGAGCACTTCAAGACCGACAACCCCGGCGCCAGCGTCGATTTCAACTTCGCGGGCTCCTCGGAGCTGGCCACGCAGCTGACCCAGGGCGCCACCGCAGACGTCTTCGCATCGGCGGACACCGCACAAATGGACACCGTGGCCAGCGCCGGGTTGCTCAACGGAACCCCGGTCAACTTCGCGTCGAACACCTTGGTCATCGTCACCGCGCCGGGCAATCCGAAAAAGGTGGAATCGTTCGCCGACCTCACCAAACCCGGGCTGAGCGTGGTGGTGTGCCAGCAACCGGTTCCGTGCGGAGCCGCGGCCCGGCGCATCGAGGACAAGACCGGTGTGCACCTCAGCCCGGTCAGCGAGGAACCGAATGTGACCGACGTCCTGGGCAAGGTGACCACCGGGCAGGCCGACGCCGGGCTGGTCTACATCACCGATGCCGTGAACGCCGGCGACAAGGTCGCCACGGTGAAGTTCCCCGAATCCGCCGACGCGGTCAACGTGTATCCCATCGCCGTGCTCAAGAAAGCGCCCCACCCCGCGCTGGCGCAGAAGTTCGTCGACCTGGTGACCGGCGAAACCGGGCAGAAGATCCTGGACCAGGCCGGATTCGCCAAGCCCTGA
- a CDS encoding SDR family oxidoreductase → MAVEVLVTGGDTEQGRVVAEGFRDAGHKVTLVGARREDLEVVAKELDADAIVCDITDPESLTEVRGLFPHHLDTIVNVPAPRWDAGDPRAYTLADMAGAWRSALDATVLSAVLTVQAVGDHLRSGGSIVSVVPENPRPGSADAAVKAALANWVAGQATVFGTRGITVNVVAAGRSAQAGYEGLSSTPPSAAAEVARMALFLTTPAARHITGQVLHVSHGALAHFA, encoded by the coding sequence ATGGCGGTGGAGGTGCTGGTCACCGGGGGCGACACCGAACAGGGTCGCGTCGTTGCCGAAGGCTTTCGCGATGCCGGCCACAAAGTAACGCTGGTCGGTGCGCGACGCGAGGACCTCGAGGTGGTGGCCAAGGAACTCGACGCCGACGCCATCGTCTGCGACATCACCGACCCCGAAAGTCTGACCGAGGTGCGCGGCCTGTTCCCGCATCACCTGGACACGATCGTCAACGTGCCGGCGCCGCGCTGGGACGCCGGCGACCCGCGGGCTTACACGCTGGCCGATATGGCGGGGGCGTGGCGCAGCGCGCTGGATGCCACCGTGCTTTCGGCGGTGCTGACCGTGCAGGCCGTCGGTGACCACCTTCGTTCGGGCGGCTCGATCGTGAGCGTCGTGCCGGAAAACCCGCGCCCCGGCAGCGCCGACGCCGCAGTCAAGGCCGCGCTCGCGAACTGGGTCGCCGGCCAGGCAACGGTCTTCGGCACCCGCGGCATCACGGTCAACGTCGTCGCGGCGGGCCGCAGCGCGCAGGCCGGCTATGAGGGCCTGAGTAGCACACCGCCATCCGCCGCCGCCGAGGTCGCCCGGATGGCGTTGTTCCTCACCACTCCGGCCGCTCGCCACATCACCGGCCAGGTGCTGCACGTCAGCCACGGCGCGCTGGCGCATTTCGCGTAG
- a CDS encoding LLM class F420-dependent oxidoreductase has product MTIRLGLQIPNFSYGTSVEQLFPTVIAQAREAESAGFDAVFVMDHFYQLPMLGSHDQPMLEAYTALGALATATERVQLGALVTGNTYRNPTLLAKIVTTLDVVSAGRAILSVGTGWFELEHRQLGFEFGSFTDRFNRLEEALKILDPMIKGQPSTFSGNWYTTESAIANPRFRDRIPILIGGSGEKKTFSIAARYADHLNIIGGFDELPRKLDALAKRCDEVGRDPGTLETSMLVTALIDDNASPDVIPPQMRQNMVVGSAESVADQIKTKVLDAGVDGVIINVPVYTPGVLEAAGKALRP; this is encoded by the coding sequence GTGACTATTCGGCTGGGACTACAGATCCCGAACTTCAGCTACGGCACCAGCGTCGAACAGCTCTTCCCCACCGTCATCGCGCAAGCCCGCGAGGCCGAATCCGCTGGATTCGACGCCGTTTTCGTGATGGATCACTTCTACCAGCTGCCCATGCTCGGCTCCCATGACCAGCCGATGCTGGAGGCTTACACCGCGTTGGGCGCCTTGGCGACAGCCACCGAACGAGTTCAGTTGGGCGCCTTGGTAACTGGCAACACCTACCGGAATCCGACATTGCTGGCCAAGATCGTCACCACCTTGGATGTGGTCAGTGCCGGACGGGCGATTCTCAGCGTTGGCACCGGCTGGTTCGAGCTCGAACATCGTCAACTCGGCTTCGAATTCGGTTCTTTCACCGATCGATTCAACCGGCTGGAAGAAGCGCTGAAGATCCTGGACCCGATGATCAAGGGCCAGCCTTCGACGTTCTCCGGCAACTGGTACACCACCGAATCGGCCATCGCCAATCCCCGTTTCCGCGACCGCATCCCGATCCTGATCGGCGGCAGCGGCGAGAAGAAGACGTTTTCGATCGCCGCACGCTACGCCGACCACCTCAACATCATCGGCGGTTTCGACGAGTTACCCCGCAAACTCGACGCGCTGGCCAAACGCTGCGACGAGGTCGGCCGCGATCCGGGCACGCTGGAAACCAGCATGCTGGTGACAGCGCTGATCGACGACAACGCGTCACCGGACGTGATACCTCCACAAATGCGCCAGAACATGGTGGTCGGCAGTGCCGAATCCGTCGCCGACCAGATCAAGACAAAAGTGCTCGACGCCGGCGTAGACGGCGTGATCATCAACGTTCCGGTTTACACCCCGGGTGTTCTTGAGGCGGCCGGCAAAGCGCTAAGGCCTTAA
- a CDS encoding DUF7218 family protein: MAKDHGPSVKNDKQYEGLRKKGMSKSRAAAISNSPGSSSRGGKSSGSSQSRRSSGSGSGGNTAQKKAAGRKGGKKSS, translated from the coding sequence ATGGCAAAAGATCACGGTCCAAGCGTCAAAAACGACAAACAATACGAGGGCTTGCGCAAGAAAGGAATGAGCAAATCGCGGGCCGCGGCGATTTCGAATTCGCCCGGATCCTCCAGTAGAGGCGGCAAGAGCTCAGGCAGCAGCCAGAGCAGACGCAGCAGCGGATCAGGCAGCGGCGGCAACACGGCTCAGAAAAAGGCCGCCGGCCGTAAGGGCGGCAAGAAGTCGAGTTAA